GCTCACTCGAAGCTGGAAGATGCGGCTCTAGAGACGTATCAGGAGGAAGCCACGACTCCCAACTTGGAGAAATCAACGGGGAAAGAGACGGAGGCAAAGGAGAACCATCTCACTGGGAGAGGCGACTCTGTCTGACACATCGCCCCTGTACCTCCGAAAGCCACTGCCCTCCCACACCTGGGCAACAGTGGCCCCAACCCCAGGCCCAGCCCTCCTGCAGGAAGGAAGAGGGCTGAATGGAGGGTGTGGCAGGCTGAAAGGACGTGGCCTCCTCAAACCCATTGGTAAAGGGCCTCTGGGGCCACCTGGCTGGGAGGGGCTGGCACACCAGGAAGTAGCCTCCTCCCGGGAGTTGAGCCAGAGCTCAGATCCTCTCCCCAAGTGGCCTCCAGAGCCACGTTTTCAGAAAAGGTACATCCTGCCCACCCCTGCTCCCCCTGCTTAAGGCCCCGCCTTCTCCCTGAGCCTCCTGCTGGCGTCTCACCTAGAAGCGGGGCTAGTCCTCGGCCCTCCAGCCAGGGGGTGCAGACCTGGATGTGCTGGAAATGCTACTGGTGGATGAGGCAGCTGTAATACTCCCTCAGAGGCCCTTTGCCTTCACAGAGAAGAGGAGACACTGCCATGGACCCGTCTCTGTCCCTGCCACATGGCCCCAGGCTCAAGACACTCCCCCCTAGGAGGGATCCTTTTCCCAAAAGCTCCACCCCTCGGCAGCTCCAGTCAGGCCCCATCTGGGCCCTTCCAGAAGCAACCCAGGAGCCCCGAGACCTGCAGGGCTGTGTGCACCCTGACCCCTGAGGCATAGCCCTGCACCTGCAGCCAGCTGGCCTCGGGCTACAAACATGGCGGGGTAAGCACTGGCCTGGCACCCGACCGCCCACTGCGTGGACCCAGCCTTTTGTCTGTGTTGTGCGCAGGGGACACGAGGACTCCCCCTTCCCTGGCACAGCCCCCAGAGCACATGGCGCAGGTTCCAAGCCGCCCctgccctgccacagcctccagagCACATGGCGCAAGTTCCAAGCCACTCCTGGGAGCCTAGAGgccagaggagggaggagagcaggACCAGCAGCTGGCCCAGACCCCGCCTCTTCCCACACCGCTTCCGCTTTTCTCCCTCCTCACTGAGTCACCTTGAAAGGGCTCAGCAGCAGTAACTGTGGGACAGGGGCTCTTCcgtttgaaaaattaaaagaggcTTGGTTAAGGTACCAATgacatggccgggcacagtggctcatatctataatttcagcatattgggaggccaaggagagtggatcacctgaggccaggagttcaagaccagcctggccaacatggtgaaacactgtttctaccaaaaatacaaaaataagctgggtgtggtgggcacctgtagtcccagctactctggaggctgaggcatcagaattgcttgaatgtgagacgcagaggttgcaatgagctgagatcgcaccactgtaccgcagcctgggcgacagagactttgtctcaaaaaacaaaacaaaacaaagaaaaacaacaaaaaaaaacagacaccAATGacgaaacaagaaaaaaaaaaagatgcttggaAACTACTGAAAAAGTAGAAAGCTTGGTATCTACAGATTCACATCTGAGCTCCCTGCCCTGCTGTGaaaccctctgagcctcagtttcccacatGTAAAGCAGTATAAGACCCTATGGCAGAGAGCTGCAGTGAGGATTAAGGAGACAAGATCGTGGGAAGCACAGGGTAAAGGCGGCGTGCCCCTCCCTGGACTCCAATGCCTGGAGTCGCAAGACAGCTGaaaaaggagccaggcactgAAGGAGAAAGCGGTGTTGACTTTCTTCATCTGTGTTTCCCAGTGCGGTCCAATTCACCGTGGTTTCCAAGCGCCTCCTGGAGGAGAAAACACATGAGGGTGTGGTCAGGGATCTCTGCTGACAGACTTAccttggggaagaaagagaagctctGAAGATGGATCATGGCTGTGACTGCATGTCAAGGAGAATCTCCTTGATGACGCTGAGGCCCACGTCGAGATAGAGTAAATATGGTCCAATTAAAAGGTgtctattttaccacatttttaaaaacaaaacacaaaaacaaaaaagatggaaaagaagacagGGGTACAGGCACCAGTGTTACATGTCTGACGGGGAACATCTATTCTTCAAAGCTTGCAGCTGTACAAGTAGGTTTTAGAATGTCTGTCAGCAGTGGACATGATCTTAGAGTGGGCTGTGCAGATAGACCTTTCCAGGTCATGTAATTGGATTAAGTTAATTGTAATTACCGTACATGTAACTGATTAGGTTAGGGTACGTTCCACGTCAGGTGACCAGAGGCAGTATAAAAGGCCgcctggaaagcagaggtccCACTCTGCCCCTTCCTCCGTCTTCCTGGACGCTGCATCACTTCCAGCGGGGCTGctccagcacctgcccatctcagcACCAGCCGGGGAAAGAAAGTAGACGTGTAATTTCAGGTTAGTTTCACTGAACAGTTGTTTGTTTCACGCAATCCCTGAGGGGTGGGggggaaaagagacaaagaaggccgaAAGAAAGCGATCACACTGGGGCTTGCTGATGGGGTAGGGTGTGCTCTCGTTACTAGTAATTCTTGGAACAGAAAACGAGAAAGCATTTCCGTCTCCATGTGTGGGATAAGACCAAGGTGGGAATGCGAAAAGAAATGTACTGCAGCATGCTGAATTGGTGGGTAAATGGAAAAAGGACTTTGGAAAAAAGGGTGGTTTGCCCTTCAGCCGTGTAAGACATCGATACGATATGGCACTTGTTCACCGTTTGTTTAGATGAATTCGTGTGGCATGTGTAAAataccagaaaaataaataaagaggggcTGGAGCTAAAGCCAAAAAGATAGAACAGGAAAGACCATCACCTGCTAGTGTGGTAGAGAGGAAGATAACTTCTCTCTATGAATTTGTGTTTGGAAGTTGCCTAATGAAATGGCGAGAGGAGCGATTCAAGTTGTGACAGGAAGCATCCCTTATCCCAGATTTCAAACAGACCTGCCAAAGGGTGACACACGCCATGCCCTGTGGCTTCGATCATTCTGTCCGTCAAGGGAGATAGAGTCATCGTGTCTTCTACCAGAGTGAATCGTGATAGACCTAAGTCTAGTCTCCAGAATCAGTTGTTAGTTTGGGGTTAAAAGCTCAACTCCCCATACCTAGGCCACAGGCCCTGTGGCAGGCGAGGTTTACTCTTGGACTAGGTAAACATGACAGAGGAACACACAATATCTGAGGATGCACACAGCACATTGTGTTCCACAGATTTGACTGACTGGTGGTGAGGTCTCCTCATGACCACACCGGCAAGGAGTTAGCGGGGGCTTCCTGTGGGTGTGCGAATATCCAATGTGCTTAACCATcgacatgtgtgtttgtgtgtgtttcaggtGACCCAAAAATCAACCCCTGAAAAAGGCGGTCATAAAACCCCCAGGAGACGAAGATGATGGCATGTCGTGACCCCAAACCTGGGGCAAAGAGACTGGTGAGAACCCAGACCCTCCAGAAGCAGCGGAGGGCCCCAGTTGGGCCAAGGGCTCCCCCGCCCGATGAAGAAGATCCCAGGGTAAGTCTAGTCCTGGAGCTCTTGGGtatcggggtgggggtgggggccgggGGAGAGGGTGTCACACGGTCCTCAGAGACTGGGTTGGATTCCAAAGAGTTCTGTCACCACCACCCAGGTTGCTTTTCCCATCCAATGTGGGCATGGCTTGGGACCTCCTCCCCGGCCCGATAGACCCCTTGAGAGACTCTTGAGGGCAACCTCCCTTTCTACTTAGAGTCCTGTGTAGCCACGTTTGGCTGTGCTGTTGACATCGGGTTCACCATCGTGCCCCTTAGAACCTTGAGTCCTGCCTTTTAGAGTTCCTCCGTCACATGGGCTTTGGGAGGGAACATCGCATCCGAACTCTCTCAGCACTTAACGGCCCCCATGCCGGTGTCCCCTCTTTGGAATCCTTATTCAGCTCTGAATTCACAATCCGTCTCAATGTTGACGTGGGATCGCTGCCTGTGGCTTCAGCTCACTCACTGACATCATTTCCTTTCCACCCACAGCTCAAGTGCAAAAACTGCAGGGCCTTTGGCCACATGGCCAGAAGTACCAGGTGCCCCATGAAGTGCTGGAAGGCAGCCCTGGTTCCACCGACCttggggaaaaaggaagggaaggaaaacctGAAACCATGGAAGCCCCAGGTTGAAGCGAACCCGGGGCCCTTGAACAAGgataagggagagaaggaagagagaccaaGGTGAGCAGTGGGAGGGGTTTTCACCACTCTTAGGGTACTGCCTCCTAAGGACATGGTGTCTCTGCACCTGCACACCGTGTGCCTTTCCGTCTCCGGGCCAGGGAAGGAAAGCTGCAGAGAAATAGACTGGAGCTCCGTGTCCTCCGGGATTCCACACCCAGGAGCTCCTTTGGCTCTGGGAGATTCAGGGATGGGGAGAGGCGGGGGCGCTTCGTGCATGTTCCCCACGACAGGGGGAAAAGCGATGGAATCCAAATCACAGTCCCTAGTTGGGAGGCCTAGAGGGCCACCTGGAGGATGGGAAGGTTGGCACGTGAAGGAAGGTGCAGAGGCGGAAAGGGCAACAGATGTCCATTTCTGTATCACAAAACACGGAATGGGACGGAGCCCCAGACAGGGTTCTCCCTGTCTCCTGGGGAAAACCAGGGGCCACGGCCTGACCTTTTTCTGTTCTGCCGGCAACAAGACCCGCAGAGGAAGGCTCTCCTCCACATATTTTCCTGGAAACCTCCAGAGAAGCCGCTGCCAAATCGAAAAGGATCCACGGAATCTTCTGTTTATCTGAGGGTGAGTGTCACTCTGGGCCCCTGGTCTTTTTGTCTTCTAGGTCACGCTGGTTGATTTCCTTTCAGCTTCCCGTCTGCGGGAGGGAATCGGGGAAcccctctttcttgccttcttgggGTCAGGGACTCCACGATCCTTCCAGGTCAATTTGATTCCAGGCGAAGGCATCTGAAGATGCCGTATTTCCTGTTGCTTTCTTTCTGTCCAATTATGGCAAGCCTGCCAACAACATGTTCCCAGCAGCATGAGGAAATTTGTCTCTCAGAGGCCACAAACATGGAGAAGGCTAAACCCTGAACATGCATGTGTTCCGAGAAGACGTCCTGAGTACCCTTGAGCCACCAACCTGCCTTCAGAAGGGCATTAGTCCCTTACACTTCATGGAAGGCTGAGTGGAGGCGCTTTGATCCAGTTAATGCCCAAGACGCGATCTTTTGAACAATGGTGTGCTTAGATCAGCTATACATAGCTCGAGAGCGCATCTTTCATGTGTCTTGTCCTGATCAGCACTCAGGTGGAGGGTCTGTTCCTACTTCCAAGGACCGTAAGAATTTCATGGCGTGTGCAGCCTGTCTTTGGATGTGGTTGATTTTCACGTTGGCTCCATGCTGAGGAACTTCTAACCTgtgttgtttccttcctttcaggtTGCAAGCAGGCCAATGCCGGTACACACAACCAGTAAGAGGCCGCGCGTGGACCCTGTCCTCGCTGATCGCTCAGCTACCGAAATGTCTGACAGGGGCTCCGTCTTGGCTTCACTATCTCCCCTCAGAAAAGCCAGTCTGAGCTCCTCCTCAAGTCTTGGACCAAAGGAAAGACAGACAGGGGCTGCGGCCGACATCCCTCAGCCTGCAGTCAGGCACCAGGGCCCCGAGCCTCTCCTCGTGGTGAAGCCGACACACAGCAGCCCTGAGGGTGGCTGCCGAGAAGTTCCCCAGGCTGCCTCCAAAACCCACGGCCTGCTCCAGGCCATCAGCCCCCAGGCACAAGACAAACGTCCTGCGGTGGCCTCACAGCCCTGCCCACCAGCCGCCACACATAGCTTGGGCCTAGGCTCCAATCTCAGCTTTGGGCCAGGAGCCAAGAGACCTGCCCAGGCTCCGATTCAGGCTTGCCTGAACTTCCCCAAGAAACCGAGACTGGGTCCCTTCCAGATCCCCGAAAGCGCCATCCAGGGAGGTGAGCTGGGGGCCCCGGAGTATCTCCAACCTCTGCCGGCAGCAACCGAACTTGGACCAAGTACGTCGCCCCAGATGGGCAGGAGGACACCCGCCCAGGTGTCCAGCGTCGACCGGCAGCCTCCGCACAGCAGAACTTGCCTGCCTACTGCCCAGACCTGCACCATGTCCCATCACTCAGCGACCAGCCATGATGGGgcccagcctctcagagtgctctTCTGGAGACTGGAAAACGGACGCTGGAGCTCCAGCCTCCTGGCGGCCCCCTCATTTCACTCTCCTGAGAAGCCGGGAGCCTTCCTCGCTCAGAGCCCTCATGTCTCAGAGAAGTCTGAGGTTCCCTGTGTTCGTGTCCCACCGAACGTCCTCTATGAGGACCTCCAGGTTTCGTCCTCCTCAGAGGACAGCGACTCTGACCTGGAGTGAGACTGCAGGTGGCAGGGGCTCCTTGGCCTCCAGCTCCCGTGACTTGGAGGGGACTGTGGGACTGAGGAGCTCAGAGCAGAGAGCAGACTCTGTGCGGTGACTCTGAAGCTCCCCGGCTGTGGCGCTTCTGTGGATGTgggagcccaggccaggcagggaGCAGATGCAGGGATCTGCCTCATTGAATTCTGGTGAGGGACATTGTAGTTCGCATGGTTCTCCGGAAACGCGCCAGGAAAAGCTTCCGTGCCAGAGATTCGTTGCCTCAGAAACTGCGTGACGCGCAGGAGTCAGACTTCCGCTGGGACGTCAATAGGAAACTGGGGAATTACTGTGTATTTGCTCTCTAGATGACTGAATAAGGGAAAAGTTAGGGAACCCTGAGAGGTGCAGCCCTTCCGCTGTGCCCCGCCCTGAGAGCAGTGTTTCGGACGCTGGGAAGCGTGCTGTGCAAAGCGCTCTCGGGGTCTTTCCTCAGCCTCGAAAACTGGGCTCTGTAATGCCTTTGTAAATAGGTGTGTTGAATTTGTTTTGAAGtgaataaaattctcaaaaagatgACGTATTGTCTTTTGACTCTCATTCCGTGTTTGTGTTTAACTGATTTTCcaagtgaaggggtggcctgcccctccacacctgtgggtatttctagtcgggtgggatgagagacggagaaaagaaataagacacagagacaaagtatagggaAACAACAGTGGGTCCAGGTGACCGGTACTCAGCACACCAAGGACGTGCACcggcaccggcctctgagttccctcagtttttattgattaggattttcattatttcagcaaaaaggaatgtagtaggagagcaaggtgataataaggagaaggtcaacaacaacaaaaaaatgtgagcaaaagaatctatatcataattaagttcaagggaagatACTATACCTGGACGTGCACGTAggtcagatttatgtttctctccacccaaacatctcagcggactaaagaataacaaagcagcattactgccaacatgtctcgcctcccgccACAGGGCAGCTTTTCTCCGAGCTCAGAGTTGAACAAATGAACgatcgggttttacaccgagacattcagttcccaggggcaagcaggagacagtggccttcctccatctcaactacaagaggctttcctcttttactaatccaccgCAGCGCAGACGCtttacgggtgtcaggctggggaacagtcaggtctttctcatcccacgaggccatatttcagactatcgcatggggagaaaccttggacaataccctgctttcaagggcagagctccctgcggctttccacagtgcattgtgcccctggtttattgagactagagaatggcaatgacttttaccaagtatactgcttgtaaacatttggttaacaaggcacgtcctgcacagccctagatcccttaaaccttgattgtATACAACACAggtttttgtgagctccaagtTGGGTCAAAGCGGCTGGGGCAGAGCTACAAATGAACAACATCTCaccaaagcaattgtttaaagtacaggtctttttcaaaatggagtctcttatggcttccctttctacatagacacagtgacagtctgatctctctttcttttccctacatccAAGGGCTTGAAAGTTTCTTGACTTGTTAGCAATCCAAATCGTTATGTTTCCGAATCAGAGTTGACTGAGGGGACCGCAGGGCTGGGCAGGTGTTTGACTTCGTATACATCCACAGGAGCAAGAAAACCTCAGCCCCACTCTACCAACACACACCTAGTAAAATTCTGCCAACCGAATCTCACGCACGCTAACACGTGGGGAGCGTTCCTTGCACCACGAGTCCCCATTTGGCTCAACCGCCGATGCCAAGTGTGTGGTTCCATTTGCGACGGCCCCCCGTGAAGTGGCTTCCGGATGTGCGAATGAACCAGGCAGAGTTTCACTAGCCAAATAGACCCCAGCAAAGGTGAAGTTAACTCCCACATTTGGGATGTACTTCAGAGGTAAAACATTCATCCCGTCTTCTTTCCGGATGTCTGACACCGGGCCTTTCCATGGTTCTCCCCCTGATCCTAAGAGGAGCTGTAGTAGAGACTCACTGAAAGATCTAGGCAGGGATATCCCATCATCCACAGGCTCTCTCCATTCTCTGACCTGGGAACAACTCTGAGCAGGATTCCACATCTAGGAGGCCTCGGAACTGAGCGGGATTTTCTGAGACACACCAAATGGCTGCTCCCTTTCCGCCGCTGTTGAGGGTCGTTATCTTGATTATCCAGATCACCTAGAAAGTATCCGTATCCAGAATCAATAAGATCAACTCTCTGCTCCTCTGACAGCAGAAGGAGCAGGACCACAATGAACCAAAGAGCGTGGAAGGAAACATGTGACAGGAAAGCTCAGAGAACGGCCACAGGGGGTTGTCAGCAGGCCTTCCAACCTGAATCATGAATAATTAATGAAGCGCAAATCAAAGTGGACCCGAGTTTCAGCAAGTGCAATTCATCCAACAGGAGATCGCTGGAGGGCCAACAAGATTGAGAAACTGGGAGTCGGGTGCAGTGTCAAGGGGGACGCGACTGGTTCCAAAGCTCAAGAAGACCATGGGGTCACTTGGGCTACATGATAAAACGCCCCAGTGTGCTGGTTCATCATTCCGACTCCTGCCTGTCTCTTCCCGTCCAAGGAACATGGACCCTAACTCTTGCAGGTGCAGATGACCATGGGCAGAATTAGGGGACGAGGCACAAAAGTACAGGGACACGGGAGTTCCACAGAAGGTCCGGTGGATCTTCGCAAATCCAGAGAAATGGCAATGGGACCCAGGGAATTAGAGCCTCACAGGCGTCTAGGAGACTTTTCAGGAATAATGCCTGGAGTCTCAAGACGAGCTGaaaaaggagccaggcactgAAGGACAAAGCGGTGTTGACTTTCTTCATCTGTGTTTCCCAGTGCGGTCCAATTCACTGTGGTAGAATTCCTGTATTTATTTTCCGTCGGCTTGTAGTTGCAAACTTTTGATGTTATTGATTTTTCGTTGGAGAGTTTCTCTTTGAAAAAGTAGATATTCTGAAGATGGAGGTAGTCCAAGATTGTATCTCAAGGTGAGTCTACTTGATGCCAGCGAAGCATACTTTGACATATAATGCATATGTTTgaattatattttgtcttttttaccacattttaaaaaatcgcTTCGTGAAAGATGTCACA
This genomic interval from Gorilla gorilla gorilla isolate KB3781 chromosome 3, NHGRI_mGorGor1-v2.1_pri, whole genome shotgun sequence contains the following:
- the LOC115934340 gene encoding putative protein FAM90A26; this translates as MMACRDPKPGAKRLVRTQTLQKQRRAPVGPRAPPPDEEDPRLKCKNCRAFGHMARSTRCPMKCWKAALVPPTLGKKEGKENLKPWKPQVEANPGPLNKDKGEKEERPRQQDPQRKALLHIFSWKPPEKPLPNRKGSTESSVYLRVASRPMPVHTTSKRPRVDPVLADRSATEMSDRGSVLASLSPLRKASLSSSSSLGPKERQTGAAADIPQPAVRHQGPEPLLVVKPTHSSPEGGCREVPQAASKTHGLLQAISPQAQDKRPAVASQPCPPAATHSLGLGSNLSFGPGAKRPAQAPIQACLNFPKKPRLGPFQIPESAIQGGELGAPEYLQPLPAATELGPSTSPQMGRRTPAQVSSVDRQPPHSRTCLPTAQTCTMSHHSATSHDGAQPLRVLFWRLENGRWSSSLLAAPSFHSPEKPGAFLAQSPHVSEKSEVPCVRVPPNVLYEDLQVSSSSEDSDSDLE